In Cryptomeria japonica chromosome 10, Sugi_1.0, whole genome shotgun sequence, a genomic segment contains:
- the LOC131066580 gene encoding transcription factor WER, with product MRRTKSCIGVNRGPWTPAEDLLLKNHVQLHGEGHWNSIADKSGLQRTGKSCRLRWMNYLRPSVKRGHISADEEELIIRLHKLLGNRWSLIAGRMPGRTDSEIKNYWNTHLSKKVVRKDPKCAKQGYKYHVGAATDQQHLSDQNEKVCCEPERERTVMDNMTATNELMGSAESDDYSVCILKDQTSFSYEEIERFPLQRNISSNWGNANYKHFNGYEDALLQDVSMGMEQITDMNNDANNIYYVESLPNSSSLLSGLICPPHFYCSSPFDMISNEPRFPYTAEEILNDRQTQTEIAALFF from the exons ATGAGGCGAACAAAGTCATGTATTGGTGTAAATAGAGGCCCCTGGACACCCGCTGAAGATCTTCTTTTGAAAAACCATGTACAACTCCATGGAGAAGGACACTGGAATTCTATTGCTGATAAATCAG GTTTGCAACGAACTGGAAAGAGTTGCAGGCTCAGGTGGATGAACTACCTTCGCCCTAGTGTCAAACGAGGTCATATTTCAGCTGATGAAGAAGAACTCATTATAAGACTTCACAAATTGTTGGGAAATCG GTGGTCGTTGATTGCTGGCAGAATGCCTGGGCGAACAGATAGTGAAATCAAGAACTACTGGAATACACATTTGAGCAAGAAAGTGGTGAGAAAAGATCCCAAATGCGCCAAACAAGGCTATAAATATCATGTGGGTGCTGCTACAGATCAACAGCACTTGTCTGATCAGAATGAGAAAGTGTGCTGTGAACCAGAAAGAGAAAGGACTGTCATGGATAATATGACAGCTACAAATGAACTCATGGGTTCAGCAGAGTCCGATGACTATTCTGTATGCATTCTCAAAGATCAGACCAGTTTTTCATATGAAGAAATTGAGAGATTTCCCCTGCAACGGAATATTTCTTCCAACTGGGGAAATGCAAATTACAAACATTTCAATGGATATGAAGATGCTCTATTACAAGATGTTTCAATGGGTATGGAGCAAATCACAGATATGAACAATGATGCTAACAACATCTATTATGTTGAATCTCTTCCAAATTCATCTTCGTTATTATCAGGATTAATCTGCCCACCTCATTTTTACTGCTCATCCCCATTTGATATGATTTCAAATGAACCAAGGTTCCCATACACTGCAGAAGAGATTTTAAACGACCGCCAAACTCAAACAGAAATAGCTGCTTTGTTCTTTTGA